TGCTGCTACAGCAGCAGGTGGATCAGAACCAGAAGAAGCCCTCACGTATGGGCATCCTGAGGAGGAACAAGCCGCCAGTGCAGCGGCCTGCCAACTTCCCGGTGGCGCCCGCACCCGCCTCACCCGCCTCGCCCGTCTCACCCACGCACAACTCCACCCAGAACTTCTTCAGCCGCCCTCAGCTGTCGCCCACCTCGCCCGCCCAGGCCACCTCCGGTTGGAAGAAGTGGAATAAAAGCAACGGGGGGCGACCCTCAGTGGAGGCGCCCCAGCGCAGGGAAGACGACGGCTTCCAGGTGGTCTCGCTCGACTGACGCGCAAAGAAAAACACCGCGGCCAAGTCTACCAACCAGCTGATTTTATTCCACGGGCATAATAAGCAACAcatgaataatatttgatAACATGAGAAGGACAACAACATTACTACAttaatctctctctctctttagaTTTGTGTGATTGCTTGCTTTGGTTATggctttgtaaataaataatgccaGTCACCGCATTCACGCTCTTTCACCTTAACCACATTCTTACAATAGATATATAATAAATTAGActtgtataaatatatatagttGACGACAAAAAAGCCTCCACGTACTCATCATCTCCATGGAAACGACTCTTGTAGTGTTAAATTCTATTAAGTTGCAGCGTACACATGATTATCAGCTCGTAAACACGTCAccggaacacacacacgtaaagTTGGGTAGGACAGTATGAGCCTTCACACACATGGATTTCACGTGTTCGGATTAACAAGCAGAAACAACGTCAGAGTCAGCCCGCCCTACTCTGACTGTTTGATGGAATGAATGATAGCGATTCTAAAAGTAATTGATAGCGACAGCGCTAAGTTGACCCTCATGTTCCTGGCAGATTCAAGCGTGTCCATGCTACACTTCtgtgtattatttaaaaagaaaaaaaggcagtcTAATAGTACCCCACTATATCACACTTTACGCAACATTGCAGATTTTCGTAAAGCCGTTTTACAGTATCGTGTATGGTCAAGTTCCAATTTGGAGTTGTGCCCCTTCAGTGTAGTACCGCAATGTGCCACAACATGCCTGGCAGCACTGAGCCCACCGCAGCATCCTCACTTAACAGCATGAAAAAAGAGGAACAGTTAATGCTAATGCACGACTCTTTTGCGTTTCTTGTTCCGTTTAACTGGGACTGGCTTTTGGAAGCAGGGTCAGAGTGTCTTctccttttcatttcctcaaagTGATGTTATACCATAAGTCTCCCATTTGTCCCACTTTGCATGGTCGCGTCCGGTACAGGACAAGTAAGAGCCGGCAGCCCAACCAACCTTCTCGTGGCTTGTCTAGGACCGCAGGAAGGAAACGACGGAGCTGATGAAGTCCAAAGGTTTGTCAGCGTGGATCCAGTGGCCAGCGTCAGGGATGTACTGGATGTCGGCGCACGGGAACAGCCTCTGGATTTCCGGGTAGTCGTCGGAGCTGCAGGGGAGGGCCACACAAAGCTATCGGACTGGATACTCATTAGAGAGGAAGGGTGAGAAAGCGagcgagagaaaaagagagagcttGAGACCGAAAGAGAGGGGCAGAAAGAGAGACAACTCGAGACACACCTGATGTAGGCGGAAGAGGCTCCGCCCAGGAAGAGGGTGGGGCCGTTGTAGGCGGAGCTAAAGGCGGGGAAGTCCATGATGTCGTGGAGGTGAGCTGAGATGGCGTCCAGGTTAAGCCGCCAGGCGTAGCGGCCATTGCACTCCACCAGGTTGCTGAGCAGGAACTGACGCACCGAGCGCTcctgaaagacaaaatggccgtcCGGTAAGAACACCTGACCTAAACGCTCAGGGGGCGGCGTGGAGCTCTGACCTTGACTGTGCGTCGCAGCTGGTCCTCGGCCATGCGTCTGGCGGTGGAGCGCGGCAGCTCGCCAGAGACGTCCACGTCCCGCATGGCGTCAATGTACTTGTGAAGGTCGTTTCCGGCGATGCTCGGGGCAGGGCTGAtgtccaccaccaccagccgctccaccagTGCCGGCTGGCCAGCGGCGTGAAGACAAAAAGTCGTCAGCGTTTTTATTCACACCCTAACGAGCTGAAGAAAAGACTGGCCGGCCCGACAAATGACACCTTCGTGAGGGCGAAGGTCATGGCTGTCTTCCCGCCCATACTGTGTCCGATCAGGATGCACTTGTCGATGTGCAGCTGAGCCAGAAGGTGCGACAGGTCGCCGCTCATGGCCTCGTAGGTCAGCTGGGGATCATGGGGGCTGTTGCCGTGGTTACGGGAGTCAACAGTCAGCACCTGACTGGACAAAAGGACAGTGAGGACACTTGGAccaaaaaccaaaacagcCACAGATGCGTGGATGCATTTTGCCATGGCATCGTCTGCACGCTTACCTTTCGACCCGTCCGCTGCACCAGCGACTTGGCGATGGATTGAAAGTTGGATTTGCTCCCAAACAATCCGTGCAGGAAGACCAGCGGCGCGGCGCTCTCTCCCTTCCCGTCAAAAACGTCGTACGTCAGGTTGAGCGGGCTGCAACAAGAAAACGCTTACAAACACGCTTGACATCGGCGCACAAGTTAACAGTACAGGGCATAACAGTAGCTGTCAACAGCACAACTGTACGTCATAGACGTAAAGcttaaaacattttgctgcCATGGCTCAATGAATTACTTTAGATGAGATAAGACTGAATGGCAAACCGCGAGGGGAGTCATCCTTGTTGTttataaaagacaaaacatgaCAACTGCCTTCACACACATA
The sequence above is drawn from the Syngnathus acus chromosome 14, fSynAcu1.2, whole genome shotgun sequence genome and encodes:
- the abhd11 gene encoding protein ABHD11; translation: MNALCRLVHRMQRTLLLPSCNGLWTPSGRKNASSASTSPLNLTYDVFDGKGESAAPLVFLHGLFGSKSNFQSIAKSLVQRTGRKVLTVDSRNHGNSPHDPQLTYEAMSGDLSHLLAQLHIDKCILIGHSMGGKTAMTFALTKPALVERLVVVDISPAPSIAGNDLHKYIDAMRDVDVSGELPRSTARRMAEDQLRRTVKERSVRQFLLSNLVECNGRYAWRLNLDAISAHLHDIMDFPAFSSAYNGPTLFLGGASSAYISSDDYPEIQRLFPCADIQYIPDAGHWIHADKPLDFISSVVSFLRS